TAGAATATGGACCTGAAGCTTCGATTTCATCTGATGAATCAACATTAGTTGCCGAAAAAATAGAAGAAACTCTTTTAAATCACGGAATCGAAGTTAGAGTTAACCAAATTAAGCCTGGACCAACAGTTACTATGTACGGCCTTACCCCTGGATGGACAAGAAAGACAAGAAAGGCCAAAAAAAATGATGACCAGGATAACAATCAAGAGGAAGAGACTGATAGAGGGACACGAGTAAAAGTAGATAGCATTGTAGCACGAGAAAAAGACTTAGCATTAGCTCTTGCAGCACCTAGCTTAAGAATAGAAGCACCTGTACCTGGAGAATCTATAGTAGGTATAGAAGTACCAAATAAAAAAGCACTAATGGTAAGTCTTAGAAAAACATTAGAACATGAAAAAGTAAATAATATTAAAAGTGAACTAGGCATACCATTAGCTTTAGGCCAAGGATCTAGTGGAGAAGCAACTATTACTGATCTTCGAAAATTGCCACATTTATTGATTGCTGGCTCTACTGGTAGCGGAAAAAGCGTCTGCATTAATACGCTACTAGTTTCTATGATTGCTAAAATGACTCCTGATAAATTACGATTATTACTTATTGATCCTAAGCGAGTAGAACTTACACCTTTTAATGGGATACCTCATTTAATATCACCAGTTGTAGTAGAACCTGATGAGGCAGTTAAATCTTTAAAAGGACTTCTCGAAGAAATGATACGAAGGTATAAAATTCTTGAAGAAATTGGTGTAAGAAATATTGATAGTTATATCAATCACCCTAAGGCATTTGAACCTATGCCTTACTTAGTAATAGCAATAGACGAATTAGCTGACCTGATGATGACTGCGCCTTATGAAGTCGAACAAACACTTACGCGCTTAGCTCAACTAGGAAGAGCAACTGGAATACACTTAATCGTTGCAACACAAAGACCATCTGTAGATGTGGTAACTGGATTAATTAAGGCTAATTTCCCTAGTAGGATTAGTTTTGCTGTTGTTTCTCAAGTCGACTCTAGAACAATTTTAGACTCAAGTGGTGCAGAAAGACTATTAGGTAAAGGAGATATGTTATTTCTATCATCAGACTTCCCAAAAGCACAACGAGTTCAAGGTGCATATTTAAGCGATCAGGAAATAAACAAACTAGTTAATTATTGGTCTTCTCAAGAAGGTCCACCATTACCAGAAATATCATTAGAATTACCAATTAATGATATAACTAATCCAGATTTTGATTCAGGAGACTTCCCTAAAGACGAACTATTTAGTAAGGCTTCAGAATTAGCAGGAAGATACTCACATATATCTACTTCACTACTTCAACGAAAGTTACGTATTGGATATCCACGAGCTGCTAGATTAATTGATCAACTAGAAGATGCTGGGGTGATTGGGCCAGAAGAACCAGGAAAATCCAGAGAAGTACTTATTCAATCTTAGTTAGGAAGCTTTACTACTTTTCCTTCTGGATTAAGAAAATGAGTTTTAGCTGTTTTATTATTATTTTTTTCTATCACTTCATTTAAAGCACTTACAGCTAATTCCTTATCGATAGAAATTATCGTCCCTAAAGCAACATATAATACATCTACAGCTTCATTTGCAACATTATGAATAGATTCAGATTCTAAAGCCACTTTAAGCTCATCAACTTCCTCAGTTTGGATAGGAATTCTATCAAGCAATTTTTCACGACTATAAGTATCTAATAAATCAAATCTATCATGGAAATCGTATACAGATTGAAATAATTCTCCAACTTTTGCTTTCAATTCTTCTGTATCCACAACTTACTCCTAAATATTTAATACTTTTATTTATTGAAAATTTTTATAATTAATTTGATTATAAAGACATTTGGGTACTCATTACATTATAGATTAAAGAAAGATCAAATTGTACGTATCAGACTTAGAATTAACACAATATCGAAATTTTTCTAATATTCATTTAGAATTTTCACCGGGGCTCTCGATAATTTCTGGCAATAATGGGGAAGGTAAAACTAATCTACTTGAATCGCTTTATTTAATTTCTATAGGAAAGTCATTTCGAGCAAGAAACGATTTTGAATTAATCAAGCACAGATCCCCTGATCAAATAAATAAATTTGTTACACAGACAACTATTCATGGTATAACTAAATTTGCTGATGAAAAAAATAATATTGTCATAGCGCTTCCTTCTGACAATAACCAACATAAAGAAATGAAACTTAATGGAATCAATATATCTGCATCGCAATTAGTTGGCAAAACTCCTACTGTACTATTTACTGCACATGACATGGATATAGTTTTAGGAAGCCCAGGAAAAAGAAGACAATTTTTAGATATATTAATATCCCAAGTGAATCAAGAATATTTAATCAAGTTACAAAAGTATCAACAAATATTAACTCAAAGAAATTCTTTATTAAAATCTATACGAGAACAGCAATCATCTGAAGACGAATTAGTATATTGGAGCGCCAAATTAATCGAATTAGGGACATTTATTATTAATAAACGCAACGATATCATTAGCTTTATTGATAGAGAAATACAAGAAATTCATTCTGAATTTTCACCTAAGGAAAAATTGTCTTTCAAGTATATTCCTTCGGTTAGTATTGAAAATTTTGAAGAAACCTTAAATTCAACCCTAAAACAACAAATCGTAATGGGAATCACTGATATAGGTCCCCATAGAGATAATGTTTTAATCCATATTAATGAAAAATCAGCATATAGTTTTTCTTCTAGAGGTCAAGCAAAAAATATAGTACTTTCATTAAGGTTATCTGAAGCAAAAATAATTCAATCAACTATAAATGTACAACCTATACTACTTCTAGATGATATACTTTCAGAACTTGACGAGTTTAGAAGAAAAAAAATTATTGAAAAAATGCATATATATAATCAATCAATAGTTACTACACCTGAACCTGATTTAATAGAAGCAACGTATGCAAACAACATCATTCATATACGTAATGGAGAAATACTAAAACAATAAGTAAAGAGGAGTATGGTATGCCAAATAATTCCATTAATTTTATGACTATTTCTGAATTATCAGAAAATATTCGTGAAAAAAAACTTTCACCAACTGAGATCGTAAAAGAATTACTAATAACAATTAAAAAATTGAACCCTGCAAACAAATCTTTTTTATATATAGCTGAAGAAGAAAGTATAAAAGAAGCCCAAAGTATCGAAAAAGAAATATCTTCTGGGAACTATAAAGGACCGTTACATGGTATACCTATCGGACTAAAGGATTTGTATGAAACCGATAATATGCCTACAACTTCAGGAAGTATTATTTTCGAAAACTATCAATCAAACAAGAATGCTACTAGTGTTCAAAAATTAATCAATGCAGGTTCAATTATTATTGGCAAATTAAATATGCACCCTTTTGCGTTTGGTGCATTTGGAACCAACTCTGATTTTGGTACACCTCCAAACCCATGGAATACTTCACATATTCCTGGAGGATCAAGTAGTGGTTCCGGAGTAGCTGTTGCATCTGGTATGATTCCAGGAGCTACAGGATCAGACACAGGAGGATCTATAAGAATTCCATCTGCAGTATGTGGAATTGTTGGCATAAAACCAACGTATGGGAGAATTAGTAGATATGGATTAACTCCATTATCATGGTCTTTAGATACTGCAGGCCCAATGACAAGAAGTGTAAAAGATTGTGCTTATATGCTAGAAGCAATGTCAGGGTTTGATACCAATGATGATTCTTCTTCTACAAGAGATGTTCCTCAATTTTCTAAAGCTTTTGATCAAGAAACTCGAAAATTTACAATAGGTATACCCAAAAATCAATATTTTACTAATATTCATTCCGAAGTTGAAACAAAAGTAAATGAGGCAATAGAAACACTGAAAAAACTTGGTTTTAAAGTAGTAGAAATAGACATCCCCACCCCTGAAGAAGCCGGTAAAATTCAAACTAATATTATCAATCCTGAAGCTGTAGCTTTTCATCAAGACAGGTTACGAAATGATATTGATAGAATAGCACCTGATGTTAGAGCAAGACTCGAATCTGGGGTATTTATTCCAGCAGTAAATTATATTCAAGCACAACGGTTACGAAGACAATTTATTAGCCGCATGGTTGAAAGTATGTCAAATGTAGATGCCTTAATAACACCTACTGAACCAATATGTTCACCCCAAATAGGCCAAACCACAACGACTATTAACAATGAAGAAGTCACCATACAATCATTATTAACTAAATTTACCTCACCATTTAACTTATCTGGATTGCCAGCGATTAGTGTACCTTGTGGTTTCGATACTAAAGGGTTACCAATTGGTCTTCAAATTGTTGGAAAACATTTTGACGAAATGACAATTTTACAAATTGCTCATATATTTGAATCCAATACTGAATGGAATACATTGAAACCATCTTTATAATTAATATAATAACGGATCTAAATTACCTTTCATATTAGATTCATCAGCAAATTTATTGATATTAGCAACTGTAGTATCTTCTACAAATATTCCGTTTTTCATACGATCTTGCTTAGTAATATGTTCAATTTCGCCAGGATAATAAACCCTATCATAGCCTGAAGCTACTTCAGTAGAACTTAAATCCAAAGCAAAATCAGTGACTTCTTGTTTAAAAACTTCGAGATCTCTAAAGGCTTCAACATTCATTACAATCATTAAACAACCGTCATTATGAATTCCATCTTTTGAAACCCCAAATCCTAACCCAGTGAGTATTCCTGAAAATGTTTCTACCGCTGCAGAAAGGCCATATCCTTTGTGACCTTGATCAGCTCCTAAGGGTAAAATTGCACCACCCTGACTAAAATCATTTGGATCATTTGTTTGATTTCCGTCTTTATCCAAAATCCAACCAAATGGAATATCTTTTCCTCTACTTCTAGCTAAGTTAATTTTACCTGCAGCAACTGATGATGTAGCCATATCTACAAACATAGTTCCCTCAAGGTTACTTGGAAATGCTATACAGATAGGATTTGTACCTAATTTTCTTTCTTTACCTCCAAATGGAACAACCATTTTAGGCCCTCTGCCTGAATCTGCGGTCATAATAGCTATCATACCTTCTTTTGCAGCCATAAGAGGATAACTTGCTACTCTTCCTACATGGCTTTGTTGCACTACTGTAATAGCAGCTATATTATCTTCACGAGCTTTCTTTATAGCCAATTTCATAGCAAAATCAGATACATAATATCCAAATCCCCAATTCCCATTGATTCGTGCTGTTGTACGAGATTCATTATTTACTTCTATTTCTGCGCCTGGCTTAATATGTCCACGTTGAATTCGATCTATATAAGTAGGAATTTGAATTACTCCATGAGAATCATGGCCAACTAGATTAGCCTCAACAGAGTGTTCTGAAATAAGTGTAGCCTCATCTTCACTTGCTCCATATGATTGCATTAATTGTGAAATAAAATTTCTTAAGTCATTATGGTTTATTAAAGGCATTTCTATCTCCTTATCTCATATAATTAAGAATAACTATATTCATCTTCTGGGTAAGTTTGTATATTATACTCATTATCATAAATTTTTATATAGGAAGAAATGTACAAATATGAAAATCACAAATATAGAAACATTTTTAGTTGATTCTGGATGGTGGCCATTTTTATTTGTAAAAATTGAAACTGATGAAGGAATAACTGGATATGGAGAATGTACTGAAACTAGACAACCGCATGGAGTTGTAGGATCTATTGAAGATTTTTCAAAGCTATTAATTGGCAAAGATCCTCGTTCGTTTGAAATGCTTTTATTGGACTTAAAACGAATTTCTATACAAAGTAGGGGTGGAATAGCATACAAAGCTATTTCAGGAATTGAATTAGCTCTATTAGATATTAAAGCTAAGTCTTTAAATATTTCTGTAGTTGAATTATTTGGAGGACCAACGCGCGAACATGTACGATTATATTGGTCTCATTGTGGAACATATCGTGCAAGAAATTATGAGTTATGTAATACACCTCCTTTAGAATCACTTAAAGATATTTATAACCTTGGTAAAGAGGTTATAGAAAAGGGATATACTGCCCTTAAAACTAATATCATTATTCCTGGCAAACCCGCTCAAACTTGGGGAGGTGGATTTGCAGGTCCAATAGGCAGTACTGATGGTGTAATTCCAAAAGATATATTGACTCATCTTGACAATCAAATTGGAACATTCCGTGACGCAGTTGGAGAAAATATAGATATTAATTTGGATCTTAATTTTCATGTAAAACCCGAGAGTGCCAAACGTATAGCAGATGTGGTAGAAAAATATAACCTCATGTGGTTAGAAATCGATATGTATCAACCTGAAGCGCTACGTGAATTGAAAGATTCGATTAATATTCCCATTTGTTCAGGAGAAAATTTATTATTTATGCAAGAATACTTACCATATTTTCAAGCTCGATCTGCTGATATATTTATGATTGATGTACCATGGATGGGGTTTTCTCAAGGTAAAAAAGTAGGAGACTTAGCTGAGACATTCCAGTTTAATGTTGCTCCACATAATTACTATAGTCATCTTTCAAGCTTTATTAGTGCAAGTTTATGCGCAGTTTTACCTAACATAAAAATTATGGAAATTGATGTTGACCAAGTATCTTGGAAGGATGATTTGGTTACGAATGTACCAGAAATTACTGATGGATATATGAAAACACCTTCAGGAATAGGATGGGGGACCGACTTAAATGAAGATGCTTTAAAAGAACATCTTTGGGATAAATAAGAAGCTTTACACACTTAATCAGGGGCTTGAACTACCTCAACTCGCGACTTGTCGTATGGTGTTTGTATAAATGCCAACAAAGCACCTTCCGGAGTTTCTAATGGTTCCTCCAACACTATTGCGCCTAATTTTTGCAAACGTTCTAATTCTTCTTTCATATTGGGAACATAAATTCCAAAATGTTCCAACCCCTCATGCACACCAGAACCAATTTCCGGTAGTGTTTCATTAGACCTAGCACCTGATATATTTACTCTTGTTCCGTCCTTAGATTCAGTAACAATAAAATAGTCCATTAATTTAGTATTAAAATCCCTTACACTTCTACTTATAATTTTGAAACCAAATGCTTCAGCGTACCATTCTGCGACTTTATCTGGATCATCTGTTTTTATATGTATATGATTAATCATATATGACATACCAAACCCCTGGTATTAAATAAAAAAACTATTCTACTTCCAAGCTAACAATAACTGCAGCATTAGCAATAATAGTTACATCATTTCCATCTGGGCTAGGAACGTTTAACCCACCCTGAACGACATTAATTGATTTCATTCCATATGGTAATACGGACAAAACTTCATCCCCGTTAACCTGGTCAGGTTCAGGAACAGCAATTGTAACATCTACATACATTGAATTAGCTCCATCTGCAAAAATACCTGGGAAAGAAACACTATTATGCCATAATGCGTCTCTGACTGCCCTTTGGGCAGCTTTGGTATAATCTTTACCATGCAAATCTGTACCCATTCCCATTTCTAATAAACATCTTTTTTTTGCCATTATATTCTTCTCCATTCTAAACCTATAACTTCTAACATAAGTTTGATAATCATAACAAAAATTAAATCTAACTTATATATAGGTTCATTATGATAAATACGATATTTGACAAAAGAATTATTAAACTAAATACTTATTGTCTTATACTTATAATTTCTGTAACTTTATTAAGGTATAAAAATGACAATAAAACATCTACTTAGTATTAATGATTTGAATGGTTCTGAAATATCATCAATAATTACTCGAGCCATTTCTAGCAAACCTATGCCTTACAATAATCTATTAGAAAATGAAACAGTAGGAATATGGTTTGAAAAACCATCTTTGAGAACCCGGTTGAGTTTTGAAATCGGAGTTAAGCAACTAGGTGGTACTACTATTTATCTAGATAAGGACAACATCGGTGTGGGGTCAAGAGAACCAATCAGAGATGTAGCTAATGTAATATCTCGATATATTTATGCGTTTATTGCGCGTACTTTTGCACATAGTACCCTAACTGAATTTGCTAAATATTCAACAATTCCGATTATTAATGCTTTGTCAGACGAAGAACACCCATGTCAAACTCTTGCTGATTTAGTAACGATACAAGAAAAATTCGGTACATTGAAGAATATTACTATTGCATATATTGGAGATGGTAATAATGTAGCTAGAAGTTTAGCTTGTGGTGCTTATCAGATTGGGATGCCCTTTATATCTTCATCTCCGGAAGAATACAAATTAACAATTGATAACGAAAAAATTAACCAATCGATAATTCATGAAATAAATCCAAAAAAAGCTATGTCAGCTGCAGATGTTATATACACTGATGCCTGGACAAGTATGGGACAAGAAGCAGAATCAGAAATACGAAAAAAGGCATTCCAAAAGTACCAAATAAGCGTAGAAGATTTGAACTCTGCAAAAGATAACGCAATATTAATGCACCCATTACCGGCTCATCATGGTGAGGAAATTTCACAAGATCTTTTATATCACAAAAAATCAGTAGTTTTTGATCAGGCAGAAAACAGACTTCATGCTCAAAGAGCAGCAATGGAATATTTATTTAAATAATAGAGATTAATATTATGAACACTCCAATTGTAGCTATTGTAGGAAGGCCTAATGTAGGAAAGTCCACTCTCTTTAATCGTTTAGCTGGTAAAAAAGTTGCTGTTATAGCAGAAGAATCAGGAACAACAAGAGATCGTATAACAACTCCTGTAACTATTGAAAATAAACGTTTTTTATTAACAGATACTGGTGGAATTGGCATTTCTGTTAATTCAGATGTATTACAATCTGAAATTCAGGCACAAGCTGAATTTGCAATAGATATAGCTTCAGTGATTTTATTTGTCACTGATGTTAATGAAGGCCCCACACCAGTTGATCAAGATTTAACTAATCTACTAAGAAAAACTAAAACACCCATAATTTTAATTACAAATAAAGCTGACACACCAAAATCAGAATTATTATCAAACGAATTCTATACTCTAGGAATTGGTTCTCCTATATCTATAAGTGCTTACCACAACCACGGCATTAATGATCTAAAACAATCAATTATTGAATTAATACCACAAAATCAATTGAATAGTGAATTAGATAAATCCTCCATATCACTTTCAATTATAGGACGTCCAAATGTTGGCAAATCCACACTGGTTAATACAATCACACAAGAATCTCGGTCAATTGTTTCCCCAATTCCTGGTACTACCCGAGATGCAATAGATACCTTATTTGAGTATAAAAATACATCCATAAATCTTATTGATACTGCAGGTATTAGAAGAAGAGGTAAAGTGGAACCAGGTATAGAACAATTTTCAGTTATTAGATCTGAACAGGCAATAGAAAGATCTAATATAGTCTGCATACTTCTCGATGCTGAAGAACCAATTACGGCTCAAGATACCCATGTTGCCGGACTTGCAGTCGAATCATTTAAAGGAGTAATTATAGCCGTAAATAAATCTGAATTACTTTCAGATGAAGAAAAAGAAGAACTAACATATGCAGTAAATTCTCATTTTGGTTTTGCTCCATATGCGCCTATCTTTTTTATATCTGCAAAAGAAAATACTGGAATAGAAGATATTTTAGATACTGTTTTAATAATTCATGAAGAAAGAATGAGAAGAATTGAACCATCTATGTTATCAAATTTAGTATGGGATATTGTGGGTTCTCATCAAATACCTCATAAGGGTAAACGATCTTTAGTCATTAGAAGCGTTATTCAAGACAATATAAACCCTCCAACTTTCAAATTTAAGGTTAATGATACAAATCTTATACATTTTTCTTATAAACGATATATTGAAAACCAAATGCGAAAAGAATTAGATTTCCAATGGACACACCTTAATTTAATTTTTTACTAAGGTAACGACATGAATCAAGAAATGATACTAATTATAGTACCCATAACTTACCTCATAGGCAGTATTCCAGTAGGTTTAATCATTGGAAAACTCAAATCGGGCATAGACATAAGAAAACATGGAAGCCAATCAACAGGAGCTACTAATGCATTAAGAATACTTGGTACAAAATCAGCTATATTAGTACTAATTCTAGATTTTCTGAAAGGGGCAATCCCTATTTTTTACATAATGCGAATAGATGAAATTAATTCCAACAATGCACCGCTTATAGCAATAAGTGGTATTGCTATAATTATTGGACATAATTGGCCTATTTTTGCTGGCTTTAAAGGGGGGAAAGGTGTTGCATCGGCTGTAGGAATTGCTTCAGTTTTAAATCCTCTTTCAGCACTAGCTGCTATTTTAACGTTTTTACCAATATTAATTACCACAAGGTATGTATCCCTTGGATCTATTTTAGGGGCAATAGTTGCAATGATAATTCTTGTCATACAATCTATTTCAATAATAAATGATTACAATTATATATACGCTTTGGTTGTCGGTCCCTTATTAGTAATCAAACATCATGAAAATATCCATAGGTTACTAAACGGAAATGAAAGAAAATTTGGAGAAAAAGAGTGATAGAAAAACATAATAAGGTATCTGTTATAGGTACAACAAGTTGGGGCATAACTCTGGCTTGCTTAATTGCTAGTAAAAATATACCTGTAAATATATGGGCAAGAACAGAAAGTGAAGCTCAAATAATTCAAAATGATAGAGAAGATAAAAAACATTTACCAGGTATAATGTTCCCCAATAGTATAACAATCGATCATGATTTGGGTTCAGTTTTAGAAAATTCTAAATACATCCTGCTTGCAGTACCTTCACACACCTTCAGGAATAATATGATCAATCTCTCAAATTATATTAATGATAGTCATGTTATTGTTAGTGCTACAAAAGGGATAGAAACTGAAACTAATAAACGTATGAGCGAGATTGCATCAGAGTATATTAGTAATGACCAAAATACAACCTTTTCAGTTCTATCTGGCCCTAACCTTGCAAAAGAAATCGCAAATGGTCTTCCTGCCTCTTCAGTAATAGCAAGCCTAAGTGATAAAACAGCACAAGATATTCAAAATTTACTCACCACAAAAACTTTTCGAGTTTATAGAAGCTCAGATGTAACAGGTGTAGAATTATGTGGTTCTTTAAAAAATATAATAGCAATAGCTGCAGGGATAGTAGATGGGCTTAATTTTGGTAATAACGCTAAATCTGCTCTAGTAACAAGAGGTCTCGCTGAAATAAAACGCTTTGCAATGGCCCACAATGCCCAAGAAACAACGTTTTATGGTCTTGCAGGGATTGGTGACCTTATGACTACTATATCAAGCTCCTATAGTCGAAATAGATATGTTGGAGAACAATTGGCAACAGGAAATAATATCAATTCTATTACTAAAAACATGACAAATGTTGCAGAAGGTATAAACACTACACAAGCAATATATTCAATATCTCAATCTAAAAACATAGAAATGCCTATTACTTCTATGGTACACCGAATTATATTCGAAAACCTTACCCCGATGGCTGCGTTTTCTGAATTAATGGAAAGAGAACTCACAGCTGAGTAAAATATGCTAGATCAAATTACAATAATTACTATATTTTTTGGCTCACTTTTCATAGGGTTTTCCGGAGCAGCATCACCAGGACCACTGCTTGCGCTATGTATCAAAGGAACTTTACATAGTGGCTGGAAAGCAGGTCCTCTCATTGCAATAGGCCATTCTATACTAGAGTTATTTGTAGTTATTGGTATATCAATAGGTATTAATCAATTATTTGATTCGGATATTATAGCAAAGATTATTAGTTTATTTGGCGGGGTTATGCTCATCATTTTAGGCTTACAAACGATAATTTCTAATAAAGTAGTTGATATAAATAATGCACAGCAAGAATCCCTTCTAAACTCCAAAACCTTACTCTTGCAAGGTGCTTTAGTAAGCCTAAGTAATCCATATTGGTTTATTTGGTGGGTGACTATAGGCGCAACCTTAATTGTAAATTCTTCTGATCATGGTATTTTAGGAGTTTCCAGTATGTATATCGGGCATATACTTGCTGATATATTTTGGTATACCGCAGTATCTTTAATACTAGTCTCAGGTATCAAATTCCTATCAAATAAAATTTATAACTACCTTTTATTATCCTGTGGTATATTTCTTTGTCTTATGGGAATTTATTTTATTTATTCATTCTTTAATATCTAAATATGAGAAAAAACTCCTAATGCCCAATCCCCTGAAGATATAAAACTGGTTGTCTCAAATCCTAACTTTTTAAACGTAGTTTCTACATCAGAAAAAAGTTCTAATAAAATACCTGAAGTAATTATTATTCCATTGGGTTTTAAGTGTGAACTTATAAAAGGTACTAAATTAACAATTATCTGCGCTGTGATATTAGCAACAATCACATCATATTTAAATGAAGTATCAAGATCTTCTAAAACCCCGGTTTGTAGAGTGATATTATCTGATACGCCATTCATTTTGATATTGTTCAAAGCTGAATGGGTTGCATTTTCATCAATATCTATACCATAACAAGATTCCGCTCCAAGTTTAATAGCTGCAATGGAAAGAATCCCAGAACCTGACCCTATATCTAATATAGATTTTCCAGATAAATCTTGCCTAGAAAGTTCTTCTAAACACATCCTAGTTGTAGGATGGTGACCGGTGCCAAACGCCATCCCAGGGTCTAAATTTATTACAGTAGGATGATCTTGATCAGGTAATTCTTGCCAAATAGGTTTAATAACAAGTTTATCCAGTATCGGTAATATTGAAAAATGAGTTTTCCATATTTGTTCCCAATAATCTTTATCTACATATTTTTCATCTATAATTGTAGTTTCATGAATTATACTGAGAACTTTTAAACCAACATCTACCATTTCACGTATATTTTGAGACTTAGAATCAACTGGAATGTATGTGTAAACACGAACAAGATCGGAGACTTGAAACATTTCTGAAATTCGTTCACCTTTATCATATAATACAACAGCAAATGGAAGTGAATATTTTCGTAGTAGTTCTGTAAGAGGCTCTATGAGTTCATCTTTTGTCTGGATTGTTAATTCTATCCATTCTTTTGATACAGATGCCACATTTAGCCTTCTTTTGAATCATGAGGTATATCGAGATGATCAGCAAGTTGTTTAAATAATTCCTTCGCTTCTTTGTTCAGTTTTTTCGGGGTACTTATAACAATTTCTACGAGTAGATCTCCTCGACCTTTTCTATTGAGTATAGGTACACCTTCACCTCTTATACGAAACATGCTACCAGTTTGAACACCAGAATCAATTTTTAATTCAATGGTTTTCTCTAAAGTGGGTATTTGAACTATAGTCCCAAGTGCGGCTTCAGGAAAGGATAAATCTAGGGTATAAAGTAGATTAAAATTCTCACGTTTAAAGACTTTATGATTAGAAACTTGTAAAAGTATATATAAATCACCAGCAGCTTGGCCAAAATCTCCAACATCACCTTCTCCTGTGAGCCGAATTCTGGAACCATCATCGACACCAGCTGGTATCTTAATATTTAAATCTCGGAGCTGTCGCTCATAACCGCGACCTTTACAGGGCTTACATGGTGTTTCAATTAATTCTCCTGAGCCATTACATGAAGAACATTCAACAACTTGCATAAATTGGCCAAATAAACTTGATTGACTGCGTTTTATTTGACCCGAACC
The window above is part of the SAR202 cluster bacterium genome. Proteins encoded here:
- the prmA gene encoding 50S ribosomal protein L11 methyltransferase, translating into MASVSKEWIELTIQTKDELIEPLTELLRKYSLPFAVVLYDKGERISEMFQVSDLVRVYTYIPVDSKSQNIREMVDVGLKVLSIIHETTIIDEKYVDKDYWEQIWKTHFSILPILDKLVIKPIWQELPDQDHPTVINLDPGMAFGTGHHPTTRMCLEELSRQDLSGKSILDIGSGSGILSIAAIKLGAESCYGIDIDENATHSALNNIKMNGVSDNITLQTGVLEDLDTSFKYDVIVANITAQIIVNLVPFISSHLKPNGIIITSGILLELFSDVETTFKKLGFETTSFISSGDWALGVFSHI
- a CDS encoding lysine transporter LysE; translation: MLDQITIITIFFGSLFIGFSGAASPGPLLALCIKGTLHSGWKAGPLIAIGHSILELFVVIGISIGINQLFDSDIIAKIISLFGGVMLIILGLQTIISNKVVDINNAQQESLLNSKTLLLQGALVSLSNPYWFIWWVTIGATLIVNSSDHGILGVSSMYIGHILADIFWYTAVSLILVSGIKFLSNKIYNYLLLSCGIFLCLMGIYFIYSFFNI
- the dnaJ gene encoding molecular chaperone DnaJ, which encodes MVKKKDYYELLDVSRNASEEDIKKAFRKLALEYHPDRNKSPDAADKFKEINEAYQILSDTNKRSIYDQYGHAGLENNSAGQSGFSGFSDIGGFGDIFDTFFGGFGSRQRSRKRRGDDLELTKNISFEDAALGADIPVKIDRREYCQVCSGKKMQPGTNISTCNTCGGSGQIKRSQSSLFGQFMQVVECSSCNGSGELIETPCKPCKGRGYERQLRDLNIKIPAGVDDGSRIRLTGEGDVGDFGQAAGDLYILLQVSNHKVFKRENFNLLYTLDLSFPEAALGTIVQIPTLEKTIELKIDSGVQTGSMFRIRGEGVPILNRKGRGDLLVEIVISTPKKLNKEAKELFKQLADHLDIPHDSKEG